The following coding sequences lie in one Monomorium pharaonis isolate MP-MQ-018 chromosome 1, ASM1337386v2, whole genome shotgun sequence genomic window:
- the LOC105839408 gene encoding fibroblast growth factor 17 isoform X3 gives MFVIRLPQLAVLAKILCLLMVVMCGAVPAMVRSVSLYSTCSSGNVTVIGRNVKAVGHNAPYQKLTTQSEDFSRRLYIFAEKSQRYICFNKRWKLVALPKKQKGPMCQFYEVYNGSYLRYRSAVNDTRYIGFNKFGNPMKNPNGRQECFNFIKYNPHADINYHNSLVNAEMGGIDPREPYVVSRKPSPVMRATKKNSLLQADSAREHVHTSTHRHRHSNRWKMRQDGADSRLRRRHESRLLVEASKY, from the exons GTTACCACAGCTTGCCGTTTTAGCGAAGATTTTGTGCCTCCTGATG GTGGTGATGTGCGGGGCGGTGCCGGCGATGGTGCGCTCCGTGAGTCTCTACTCGACTTGCAGCAGCGGCAATGTTACCGTGATAGGCCGCAACGTCAAAGCCGTGGGACACAATGCACCCTACC AAAAGCTCACCACACAATCGGAAGATTTCAGTAGGAGGCTGTACATCTTTGCGGAGAAGAGCCAACGATACATTTGCTTTAATAAGCGGTGGAAACTCGTCGCCTTG CCGAAGAAACAGAAGGGACCGATGTGCCAGTTTTACGAGGTATACAACGGTTCCTATCTGAGGTATAGGAGCGCCGTCAACGACACGCGGTACATCGGCTTCAACAAGTTCGGCAATCCGATGAAAAACCCCAACGGCAGGCAGGAGTGTTTCAACTTTATCAAGTACAACCCCCACGCCGACATAAACTACCACAACAGCCTGGTGAACGCGGAGATGGGCGGGATTGATCCGCGGGAGCCGTACGTCGTCTCGAGGAAACCGTCGCCGGTGATGAGGGCCACGAAGAAAAACTCCCTGTTGCAGGCCGACAGTGCGAGGGAGCACGTCCACACGTCCACGCATCGCCATCGGCACTCGAATCGCTGGAAGATGCGGCAGGACGGGGCGGACTCGAGACTCCGGAGACGGCACGAGAGCCGCCTCCTCGTCGAGGCCAGCAAGTATTGA
- the LOC105839408 gene encoding fibroblast growth factor 17 isoform X2, with translation MRLTLSTLPQLAVLAKILCLLMVVMCGAVPAMVRSVSLYSTCSSGNVTVIGRNVKAVGHNAPYQKLTTQSEDFSRRLYIFAEKSQRYICFNKRWKLVALPKKQKGPMCQFYEVYNGSYLRYRSAVNDTRYIGFNKFGNPMKNPNGRQECFNFIKYNPHADINYHNSLVNAEMGGIDPREPYVVSRKPSPVMRATKKNSLLQADSAREHVHTSTHRHRHSNRWKMRQDGADSRLRRRHESRLLVEASKY, from the exons GTTACCACAGCTTGCCGTTTTAGCGAAGATTTTGTGCCTCCTGATG GTGGTGATGTGCGGGGCGGTGCCGGCGATGGTGCGCTCCGTGAGTCTCTACTCGACTTGCAGCAGCGGCAATGTTACCGTGATAGGCCGCAACGTCAAAGCCGTGGGACACAATGCACCCTACC AAAAGCTCACCACACAATCGGAAGATTTCAGTAGGAGGCTGTACATCTTTGCGGAGAAGAGCCAACGATACATTTGCTTTAATAAGCGGTGGAAACTCGTCGCCTTG CCGAAGAAACAGAAGGGACCGATGTGCCAGTTTTACGAGGTATACAACGGTTCCTATCTGAGGTATAGGAGCGCCGTCAACGACACGCGGTACATCGGCTTCAACAAGTTCGGCAATCCGATGAAAAACCCCAACGGCAGGCAGGAGTGTTTCAACTTTATCAAGTACAACCCCCACGCCGACATAAACTACCACAACAGCCTGGTGAACGCGGAGATGGGCGGGATTGATCCGCGGGAGCCGTACGTCGTCTCGAGGAAACCGTCGCCGGTGATGAGGGCCACGAAGAAAAACTCCCTGTTGCAGGCCGACAGTGCGAGGGAGCACGTCCACACGTCCACGCATCGCCATCGGCACTCGAATCGCTGGAAGATGCGGCAGGACGGGGCGGACTCGAGACTCCGGAGACGGCACGAGAGCCGCCTCCTCGTCGAGGCCAGCAAGTATTGA
- the LOC105839408 gene encoding fibroblast growth factor 17 isoform X4, protein MLPQLAVLAKILCLLMVVMCGAVPAMVRSVSLYSTCSSGNVTVIGRNVKAVGHNAPYQKLTTQSEDFSRRLYIFAEKSQRYICFNKRWKLVALPKKQKGPMCQFYEVYNGSYLRYRSAVNDTRYIGFNKFGNPMKNPNGRQECFNFIKYNPHADINYHNSLVNAEMGGIDPREPYVVSRKPSPVMRATKKNSLLQADSAREHVHTSTHRHRHSNRWKMRQDGADSRLRRRHESRLLVEASKY, encoded by the exons GTTACCACAGCTTGCCGTTTTAGCGAAGATTTTGTGCCTCCTGATG GTGGTGATGTGCGGGGCGGTGCCGGCGATGGTGCGCTCCGTGAGTCTCTACTCGACTTGCAGCAGCGGCAATGTTACCGTGATAGGCCGCAACGTCAAAGCCGTGGGACACAATGCACCCTACC AAAAGCTCACCACACAATCGGAAGATTTCAGTAGGAGGCTGTACATCTTTGCGGAGAAGAGCCAACGATACATTTGCTTTAATAAGCGGTGGAAACTCGTCGCCTTG CCGAAGAAACAGAAGGGACCGATGTGCCAGTTTTACGAGGTATACAACGGTTCCTATCTGAGGTATAGGAGCGCCGTCAACGACACGCGGTACATCGGCTTCAACAAGTTCGGCAATCCGATGAAAAACCCCAACGGCAGGCAGGAGTGTTTCAACTTTATCAAGTACAACCCCCACGCCGACATAAACTACCACAACAGCCTGGTGAACGCGGAGATGGGCGGGATTGATCCGCGGGAGCCGTACGTCGTCTCGAGGAAACCGTCGCCGGTGATGAGGGCCACGAAGAAAAACTCCCTGTTGCAGGCCGACAGTGCGAGGGAGCACGTCCACACGTCCACGCATCGCCATCGGCACTCGAATCGCTGGAAGATGCGGCAGGACGGGGCGGACTCGAGACTCCGGAGACGGCACGAGAGCCGCCTCCTCGTCGAGGCCAGCAAGTATTGA
- the LOC105839408 gene encoding fibroblast growth factor 17 isoform X1, with translation MFNHVINRYRMSTFLYVLLLRLPQLAVLAKILCLLMVVMCGAVPAMVRSVSLYSTCSSGNVTVIGRNVKAVGHNAPYQKLTTQSEDFSRRLYIFAEKSQRYICFNKRWKLVALPKKQKGPMCQFYEVYNGSYLRYRSAVNDTRYIGFNKFGNPMKNPNGRQECFNFIKYNPHADINYHNSLVNAEMGGIDPREPYVVSRKPSPVMRATKKNSLLQADSAREHVHTSTHRHRHSNRWKMRQDGADSRLRRRHESRLLVEASKY, from the exons GTTACCACAGCTTGCCGTTTTAGCGAAGATTTTGTGCCTCCTGATG GTGGTGATGTGCGGGGCGGTGCCGGCGATGGTGCGCTCCGTGAGTCTCTACTCGACTTGCAGCAGCGGCAATGTTACCGTGATAGGCCGCAACGTCAAAGCCGTGGGACACAATGCACCCTACC AAAAGCTCACCACACAATCGGAAGATTTCAGTAGGAGGCTGTACATCTTTGCGGAGAAGAGCCAACGATACATTTGCTTTAATAAGCGGTGGAAACTCGTCGCCTTG CCGAAGAAACAGAAGGGACCGATGTGCCAGTTTTACGAGGTATACAACGGTTCCTATCTGAGGTATAGGAGCGCCGTCAACGACACGCGGTACATCGGCTTCAACAAGTTCGGCAATCCGATGAAAAACCCCAACGGCAGGCAGGAGTGTTTCAACTTTATCAAGTACAACCCCCACGCCGACATAAACTACCACAACAGCCTGGTGAACGCGGAGATGGGCGGGATTGATCCGCGGGAGCCGTACGTCGTCTCGAGGAAACCGTCGCCGGTGATGAGGGCCACGAAGAAAAACTCCCTGTTGCAGGCCGACAGTGCGAGGGAGCACGTCCACACGTCCACGCATCGCCATCGGCACTCGAATCGCTGGAAGATGCGGCAGGACGGGGCGGACTCGAGACTCCGGAGACGGCACGAGAGCCGCCTCCTCGTCGAGGCCAGCAAGTATTGA